Part of the Vigna unguiculata cultivar IT97K-499-35 chromosome 3, ASM411807v1, whole genome shotgun sequence genome, TTTATCCGTCTTCCCCATTCCTTGGGAGATGgaagataatatatatacatgttttgctttttctttctaactttattaaacttttgtatGTAGCTGCAGTAGAAATTCATTATGGTGGCAACTGCAGCTACTTCATCAATTTTTCCTGTTCCTTCTCCCTCCCCGGAATCTGGGGGAGCAGGCAACAAGCTTGTTGGTGGGCCAGCGAACCTTGGAGGACTAAAATCCAAACCTGTGACTTCTGGTGGCTTGAAGGCAAAGGCACAAGCCCCGTCGAAAATTAATGGAAGCACAGTTGCTACTTCTGTAGAAAGCTTGAAGCTTGAAGATGATTTACCTTCACCTCCCCCTAGGACTTTTATCAATCAGTTACCTGATTGGAGCATGCTTCTTGCTGCCATCACGACAATTTTCTTAGCAGCTGAAAAGCAGTGGATGATGCTTGATTGGAAACCAAGGCGACCTGACATGCTTATTGACCCCTTTGGGATCGGAAGAATTGTTCAGGATGGTCTTGTCTTCCGTGAAAACTTTCCTATCAGATCGTATGAGATTGGTGCTGATCGAACAGCATCTATAGAAACAGTAATGAACCATTTGCAGGTAAGCTCGCTCTCAtaccaattattttttttttaatcttcagATATGAATATGTTATAACTAAGATAGggttgtatatttatttattcactgTGCATAATTGGAATTCAAATGTagataatatcattttttttttaaatatttttcattctagAATTATCTCAACTAGTTGTTTAACAGGAAACTGCACTCAATCATGTTAAGAGTGCTGGCCTTCTTGGTGATGGATTTGGTTCTACTCCGGAAATGTGCAAAAAAAACTTGATATGGGTAGTCACTCGTATGCAGGTTGTGGTTGATCGCTATCCTACCTGGTATGTCACCCAGATTTACACGTGTTTTGGAATGTATCCATCCTAAAGCTATTTCTGTGTCTATTTTAGTTAGTTAATCTTTATAAGAAATTATCACTATAAATACAGTCATGGTATTTAAACTTAGTTATGAAAATCTCGATACTAGTGAAGTTCTGGGGATGGCAGTTGATCTGATAAACTATACACAATGTACTGTGGGAAGCCTTATCTggtattgttgttgatttatttttgagAACTAGATGTATAAAGTACGCAGTTATTTTGGCTTCTTGGTGCTGGGTTGCAGTTAGATAAGCTATTAGTGAATATTGTTATGGTTGTTCTCAATCTAATCATCTGAAGTTGGGTGTCTAAATTTGCTTCAGGGGTGACATCGTTCAAGTAGACACGTGGGTTTCTGGATCTGGGAAGAATGGTATGCGTCGTGATTGGGTTTTACGTGACTGCAAAACTGGTGAAATCCTGACAAGAGCCTCCAGGTAGAAATCATTTTCCCTTTCCTTCTGCTTCCGGCTAATTTTAAGACGTGTATCTGAATGTGCATGACTGGTGATTGGGCACAATTTTGGATCTTTCAAACTCCTTATAAAAGTTATGGAAAAcaaatcttttcttttctttttttcctgaTTAAGTAAAATTTGTCACAGCTGAAATTTGAGGTAAGCGATGAGTGTATTTTGCAGGTGAAAACCTCTAATTGAGTAAACATAACTTTGTATCTTAGATTATTATTAAGTATCATGTATACGCATTCACCCCCTAGAGCTTGCAGTTAGCATCATACATTTTCTGAACAGTTTGTTACGGTTTTGGTGGTCTACAGCGTTTGGGTCATGATGAATAAGCTGACGAGAAGGCTGTCTAAAATTCCAGAAGAAGTCAGAGAGGAGATAGGATCGTACTTTGTGGATTCTGCTCCAATTCTGGAAGAGGATAGCAGAAAACTGACTAAACTTGACGACAACACAGCAGATTATATTCGTACTGGTTTAAGTGTATGTCAACTAGTTTTTTTGTGATCGCTGTCATTAgctattttctttaattttttcgtATGTTGTTTTCTAATCAGTTTACAAATTGTATCCTTATAATTTACAGCCTAGATGGAGTGACCTTGATGTCAACCAACACGTCAACAACGTGAAGTATATTGGCTGGATTCTGGAGGTATTTTTGTACTCTTGCATTCTAAAAAACTTCAATTCATGTTTCCTGCTTGGTCTCTTTCTTCAATTCTTCGTTGGGAACATTCTATTGTAGCTCAAGCTTGGGAAGATCATGTGAAATTCAGGGTAGAATTATTAATCAAAATTGTCATCTGATTAGAATCAGGACAATTGCAGGTTATGATGTCAGACACCCAGTTTCCCTGTAGGTGAACCCTTCTCTAGTCTGCCGTGTCAGTCAGTCTATCTAATCAATTGATTGTTTGTGAAGTGAGTGTGTTTGGGAGGGAATTTGGTAACAGAGTATGGGTACTTTCCGATATTAATTTGTGGGCCACGGAGGAGCAAAGTGTGGTGGCGGCTTGAAAATAATGTGATATAATTGAGTTGTACTATGCTGCCTTTTGAGATAACACTGAAAATTGGGCAATAGGGGTGATCTTTATGTAAATGAGTTATATTCTCTTATCAGTTATTGCTGGTTGATTTATTCTTGGAGATTATCTTTGATTCTTGCAGAGTGCTCCACAGTCAATCTTGGAGAGTCATGAGCTTTCTTCCATGACTTTAGAGTACAGAAGGGAATGTGGTAGGGACAGTGTGCTGGATTCCCTGACCGCTGTATCTGGTGCCAACATTGGCAATCTCGCTGATAGCGGACATGTTGAGTGCAAACACCTGCTTCGACTTGAAAATGGTGCTGAGATTGTGAGGGGTAGGACTGAGTGGAGGCCCAAACCTGTGAACAACTTTGGTTTTATGAATGAGGTTCCAGCAGAAAGCACTTAAGATTTTGAAATGGTTAACGATCGGAGTTGCATCAGTCTCCCTGCTATGGTTACCTGGAGAGTTTTGCTTGTCTGTCCGATCTACATGtcttcatatatataaatattatatatatatatatatatatatagataccTTCTAATCTGTGTCACTCTGGTGGGTAAGAGGAAAAGCAGTAGTAAATCTGATTCTCGTTGTAATTAGCTACTGCTCTGCTCTCTCTTTCTGCTCCATATTTCATTTCATCTCTTAATGCGCTACTGCTAGGCTGTCTTCAATATTTAATTGCTTGTTAAAAATAGCTAgatatgtatattattattctttttctctTGGTTGAATTAAAGatgcaattttctctttccttgTGAACACGaaaccattattattattatgattattattattatttttgtatagcCTGTATGCAAGAATGAATGCATGCTCCAGCTTGTATTATGCCAACTTCCCACATGGGAATTATTGTATGCAAAACATCTCTTCTACTCGAAGCctcttaaaataatttgtgcATATTATCTTACATTAATGTGTGTGGGCCTATGCATGTGCTGTCCTACGT contains:
- the LOC114178102 gene encoding palmitoyl-acyl carrier protein thioesterase, chloroplastic, whose product is MVATAATSSIFPVPSPSPESGGAGNKLVGGPANLGGLKSKPVTSGGLKAKAQAPSKINGSTVATSVESLKLEDDLPSPPPRTFINQLPDWSMLLAAITTIFLAAEKQWMMLDWKPRRPDMLIDPFGIGRIVQDGLVFRENFPIRSYEIGADRTASIETVMNHLQETALNHVKSAGLLGDGFGSTPEMCKKNLIWVVTRMQVVVDRYPTWGDIVQVDTWVSGSGKNGMRRDWVLRDCKTGEILTRASSVWVMMNKLTRRLSKIPEEVREEIGSYFVDSAPILEEDSRKLTKLDDNTADYIRTGLSPRWSDLDVNQHVNNVKYIGWILESAPQSILESHELSSMTLEYRRECGRDSVLDSLTAVSGANIGNLADSGHVECKHLLRLENGAEIVRGRTEWRPKPVNNFGFMNEVPAEST